The genome window CTCTTCTCGAACTCCCCCAGCTCCCTTTTCATCCACTTGATATTCCTGCGGTGCCACAGAATTGTGTCCGGCGGAGTCAATTTTCTGTACTTCGGTTCCTTGCGGATGAGTTGGTAGTCATTCATCCGTTCGCGGGCAGAGATCTCTGCTATCGCCGGATCATCATAAAGATGCATGTCGGACCACAATGTACATCCTAGGAATACGGTGTCATCGACGGTGGCTTTTCCCTGTTCAAGAAGATGGATGTGGGTCCCCTCAACGCGCGCGTGGAATTTATCGATAAATTTCGGCACTGTCTGCCGGTAGTATTCGTGATTTCCAAGAATATAGATGACGGGGTGGTCAGGAATTGTCCGGAGGATCCATTCAATCCCACGGAACCCGGTATCTGTATCCCCCGCCAGAACAGTGACGTCCGCCTGCACCGCGGGGAGATCAAATGGACCGAATTCAAGATGCAGGTCGCTTAATATGTGGATCCGCATCGTCGGATTTTGCCTACCGGGCTTTCCCCACCGGCATGATATACAGCGGGCGCTCGTCGTTGGCGAGGTCCAGGACATTATGAACATCATCGTCTTCAAACGCCCCAACCACTACCGAACCCAAACCGAGGGCCACGGCTTGAAGGCATATATTTTGACCGGCGTGCCCGACATCATTGTGGACATATCGCACACCGCGCCCTTCATACTTTGATGTGGTCCTCTCATAAACCGCCGCCAGGACCACCGACACCGGCGCCTCCTGGATCATGCCCTGCCCGTGCGCCGCGGTGGTCAGTTTCCCCCGCAAGTCACCCTTTTTTCTCATCGTCAGCGAATGCTTCACGGGATCGTATTTATAAACTCCGGGGGTGATATCCTCAACATTTCCAACAACAAGATAGGCCTCCAGCGGGTACCGTGCACCGGCCGACGCCGCCGTTCTCAATCCGTCTGAACTCGTTATGCCCTGAGCCGCCCAAAGTAAATTCGACACCTCGTTCTGGGATAAGGCATCCTCCTTGTACGCCCTCACAGATCTTCTCTTAAGAAAAGCCTCTTCCAGAGACATTTTGCTCTTATGGCGGGGCTTCGGCAGGACGATCGTCGTCATGCTTGTCTTCTTTTCCTTGGGCTTCGCCGTCATTTATTAACCCTCCCTGATTGGCACTCGTAATGGCGGATCATCATACCCTCGGCAGGTTTCATTCCCTGTGGTTCGTAGAATGCCTGCATCTCCCTATCACAGATAAGGTCAATCATATAGAGGCCGGCCAGCTTATCGATCATCCGCCGAACCAGCTCCCCACCGATTCCCCGGCGGCGATAGGCCGGCAGGACTTCAAGAAGGGGGATGTAGGCGGAGAGAACGCCATCCGTCACGGCTGTAATAAATCCAACCACCCGCCCCGTCTTTTCTTCGATGGCCAAAACGGCTTCATCGCTTTGATTCAAGAGCAGGAGGTGCGTCTCGGATGTGGGCGGATGCGGCCACCCCTGAAAGAACCCCACGAGATCCTCGCCCCTGATTCCCATTGTTGAGTCCGTATACCGGATCTTTTCATCTTTCCCTTGCATTTGCCGATCCCGGGTTGCCGTTTTGCAGCCGTAGACGGGGCCGCCATGCGAGCGGCTGGCCGGTTGCAAACAGCCGCGGCTCTTTCCGTAGAAAGAATACATTTGATAGCTATAAAAATGCCACGTGTAGTTTCAATTTCTTCGTCGATTGGTTGACGACATAAACAATATTTCAAATGCCGCGTTTAATCACCAAATCCGGATGTCTCTTCCAAGAGATCGACATAGGACCCATCCAAAAGATCGTCTTTATGGATTTCCAGAACCTTCATGAGTTGATAGGCGTCTTCCATGCCGCTGGTTTGCAATTCATCGTCAATCAGCACAACTTCGAGTTCGACAAATGTGCCGAGTGATTCAACCTCGTCGATATGAATCCTGGTGCGCCCCGAAATATAGACTTCGCGTCTTTTTTTGACGATGGCGCGGACGCCGAGGGCCCGGCTCAGAGCTTCCTTCAGCAGATTTGGTTTACCTATCGGTGTGATGACATATCGCGACTCGGATGGCGCGGTATCGTCATCGCGGTGATAATGTATTAATTCGCCGGTCCCGTCTTCGAATTCGCGCAGCTTCAGCCGGCCTTCGTTGCAATAGAAAAAGGTATCGACCTGGCTGAGAATTTCCGGACCCTTATCAGAAAAACGTTCGGCCAATTGACGGCAGCGCGCCGGATCGACGCATCGGGCCTTAATCTCGACATTTCGCGCCATGTTACCTCTATTCACCAGCCCCGGCATTCAAGCGATGTCCGGCTCCGCGCGGCTGTCAAGGCATCGAGGGCAAGCTCTTTTTTACGCCGACCCAAATTTCAGCGGTTTCGCCCAGCTTGACTTCCGAAGAGGCGTCCACACTTTTGTCCGTCTTCTCGGACAGGCTCGCTTCGTTCAGCCTCTCGGTCAACGTTTCATTGGTAATGTAATCGCTTTGCTCATCCATCATTTGTTTAACTTCATCCGCGCCGCTTATGGAGGACCAGTCCAGGGTAATGCGGTCGGCGACGTGATAACCCGCTGTTTTACGCATATCTTGAACGCGGCGGACCACCTCTCGCGCCCAACCCTCGCGAATCAGCTCAGGATCCAGCAAAAGATCAAAGACCACAAAGAAACGCGCATCTTGCGCAACGGCGTACCCTTCATTCCCTTCGTATGTGACACTGAATTCGCCCGGGTCGAGCCGGAAGTCAGGGGCGGATGGGTTCTCGCCGACCAGCAGCTGTTCACCGGATAGGGTCCACAAATCCTTTTTGACCATTCCGCTGAGACGCTTCATCTCGCCGCCGACCTTTGCTCCCAGCGTGCGGAAATCGAGCTTCACGGAGGGCGCGGCGAATTCTTTGATGTCATCCGGGCTGGTGGCCGCCGGCGCGGCGGCGCCGATCGCGCCCGCCCCCCAGACAACCTCTTTTACATTCAGCTCTTCGGCGATCTGTTGTTTCAGCTCAATACTCAACTCAGGCACATCGGATTCGCGCGGCAAGATTCGGATCCGGCGCATCGGCTGCCGAACCTTGACTTTTGCCTTTTCTCGTACAAAGCGGGCCAGGCTCACCACATCCAGAACAACCTTCATCTGCTCGTTTAATTTTTCATCGACGAGATCGGGGCGCTCTTCTGGAAATCCCGTGAGGTGAACGCTCTCGGGGATTGATTCACCGGACGGATCCAACATCTTGATGGCCGCGGCATGGCCGGCGGCGCCGTCCCCGTTTCGGAACGGCAATATCAGATTGCCGTAAATCTCGTCCGTTAGGAATGGGATGATCGGCGCCATCAGCCGGACATACCCCAGTAAAACATGATACAGTGTGCGGTGCGCTTGTCCTTTATCATCATCAGATTCGGATTTCCAGAATCGCCGGCGCGAACGCCGGATGTACCATGTCGAAAGGTTATCGATAAAAGTTGTCGAAGCGCGCATCAGGTTATCGAACTGATAGGCTTCAAGTCTCTGTCGCGTTTCGGCGACAAGGGCGTAATAGGCCGACAGGATCCATCGATCGAGCCCGTTGTCGCTGATCGCTTTCAGCTCAACGGCCCCCGCCGCCGCCGGATTGAATCCGTCGATCCCGGCGTAGGTGATGAAGAACGAATAGACATTCCACAGCGTGATGAGGTTGCGGCGGACTTCGTTTGCAGCTGTATAACCAAAGCGCAGAATTTGATTCGGGTTCGCGGCGCAATAGAGCCACCGCATGACATCGGCGCCCATCTCTTCCACGGCGACATCAAACCAGATCGCATTGCCGTGGCTCTTATGCATCGGTGCGCCCTTTTCATCGTGGATCTTCTCATAGGCGAAGACCTTTTTATACGGCGAGCAACCTTCCAGCGTCACCGAAGAGAACATCATTGCATAGAACCAGAGGCGGACCTGTTCCCGCATCTCGATCACGACTTCGGCTGGAAACCATTTTTCCCAATAGGGCCGGTCTTCAAAATATTTGAGCGTTGAGAACCCGACAATCCCGGCGTCGAGCCAACAATCGCCGACATCGTTGATCCGTGTCGCGATCTCGTCACAATGTTCTTGAGCCTGTAGCTTTTCGCTATAAGCCGGTTTCGGCGGAACACTCCCGCCTTGGCACCTGATCTTGATCGCGTCGATCCAAGGACGGTGCAATTCGGGCAGATTATCGACAAGCTTCTTATCAACGGCCAGTTCCCGTAACTCTTCGACGCTCCCGACAACCGTCACGTGTCCTTTGGGGCAGACATAAAACGGCAGTGGAAGACCCCAATACCGCTTCCGGGAGATACACCAATCCCCCATATTGTCATACCAGTCCTGTGTCCGCTTGCCGATGCTTTCGGGGATCCACTCGACCTTCAGCGCTTCTTCTTTCATCACCGGCCGGATCTCGTCGCAGCCGATAAACCACTCGCCCTCGACGCGGAAGACAAGCTTCTCTTTGCACCGCCAGCAGAACGGATAGCGGTGTGTATATTTTCCCGACGAAAAAAGCACGCCCTTCTCTTTCAAGTCATCGAGAATCTGTTTCTCGACCTCGAAAACATTCATTCCGGTCAACCAGCCGAATCCATCGATATAGTTTCCCGCCCCGTCGAGCGGCTCCAGCCGGGCCAAACCAAATTCGATACCCAGATCAAAATCTTCAGCTCCGCACCCCGGCGCGATGTGAACAATGCCGGTACCATCCTCATCGCTCACCGCGTCCCATGGGATCACCTTGTGCTCAACACCTTTAACAACCGGAAGGTCGTCAAAGGGGCCGTTGTAGTGCCGTCCAAGGAGCTCTTTCCCTTTGACTGATCCGGTTACTTTATATTCCTTGCCTTCAAAAACAGTTTCGAGCGCGCCGGTGCTGACATAATATAGGCCGCTTTCATACTGGACCTTGGCATAATCCAATTCAGGATGCACGGCGGCAGCGACATTGGAGGTTAATGTCCAAGGCGTCGTGGTCCATACGAGGAGGTATTCGGGATGGGCGGCGGATGCGCCGGCGCTGTCCCCGTCGGTCAGCGGAAAGCGCAAGGTTACGGTGGTGTCTTTGATATCCTGATACGTATCGGTCAGCTCATGCTGCGAAAGCGATGTTCCGCACCGGACACACCACGGCATCGAGTGGTGTCCTTGATAAAGCCATCCCTTTTCGTGACAGGTTTTTAAGAAATGCCAAATAGATGCATTGTTGGTATCACTCATTGTATAATAGGAATCATCCCAATGCATCCACTGCCCAAGACGGATGCTTTGCTCCGTCCAGACACCGGAAAACTTCTCAACCCGCGCGCGGCAGGCCCGGCTGAATTTATCGAGTCCAAAATTCTCAATATCGCTTTTATTTTTAAACCCGAGCTCCCGCTCGGTTTCCACCTCGAGCCAGAGCCCCTGGCAATCAAATCCGTTTTGATACCGTTGGTGATAACCGCGCATCGCCATATACCGCTGGATGGCGTCTTTATACGTTCGGCCCCAGGCATGGTGGACGCCCATGGGATTGTTCGCCGTTACCGGCCCGTCGATAAAGGACCAGCGGGGACCGCTTTCGTTCCGTTCCACCAGCCGCCTGAAAAAATCCTTATCTTTCCAGATCTCGAGAACCTTGTGTTCAAGTTTCACAAAATCGATTTTTGGATCGACGGCTCGGAACCGCCCCGTCATCTTGTCGCTGCTGCCTGTATCACGTCCCATACCGCTCTTGCCCTAACCCCTTCCAATGACACATCGGCTTATACGGCCCCTGGACCATCGTCCTCGATGACATCGAGGACGCCGTTGCCATTGCCTCCGTTGCTTCCTTTGTCTTCGTTATCAGCCTCGCTGGATTCGTCGGCATCATGCGCGCTCACATCTTCCCGAAGCTGCGTCATATCCACGACACGATCGCCTTCGACAAGATTCACCAGTTTCACACCTTGCGTATCGCGCCCCATCCGGCGCACCTCGCTCGATTTTTGACGGATAACCATCCCGCCGGCCGTCATTACCACGACCTCGGGCTCTCCATCCAGCGCCAAGACCATGACGACCGCGCCGGTCTTGTCCGTCAAACGAAGCGCTCTAACCCCTTGGCCGCCGCGGTTATGCGTTGGAAAATCGGTGATCCGCGTTCTCTTTCCATACCCTTCCTCTGTCACAAGGAGGAGGGATTCCACCTCGGGCCGAAGGACAACCATCGCTACCGTTTCATCGTCCTCCCGGGCAAACCGGACGCCACGGACACCGGCGGCGGTCCGGCCCATTGTCCGAACCTGCTGTTCTGAAAAGCGATTCGCCTTTCCATACTTCGTCGTGAGAATCACCTCGGTGTCGCCCTCGGTCAAAACGGCGCTGATGACTTCATCCCCCGGCTCGAGACCGGTCGCGGCGACGCCGCCCTTGCGCGGATATGAATAGGCCTGAAGGGCCGTCTTCTTCACTTTCCCGCGGCGCGTGGCGGTGAGGATAAAGCGGTCCCCCTCAAAATCTTTCACCGGGACAAAAGCGGCGAGAGTCTCATCCTGACCGATCCCGACCAGGCTCATGATCGACCGGCCTTTGGCATACCGGCTTCCCTCGGGAATTTCATACACCTTCAGCCAGTAACACCGCCCGCTATCAGTGAAGAAAAGAATGTAGCTATGTGTATTGGCCACAAAGACATGCTCGAGAAAGTCTTCATCGCCAAGCTTGGCCCCTGTCAAGCCGCGCCCACCCCGTCGCTGACTCCGGTAGCTGCCATAAGAAGCGCGCTTGATGTACCCCTTATGACTGATGGTGATGATCATATCCTCTTGCGGGATAAGATCCTCTATGTCGATCTCGGAGGCCGCCGCGGCGGTGATCTCCGTCCGCCGTTCATCCCCGAAGATCTCATCAGCCTCTGTTAGTTCTTGTTTGATGATCGCAAAGACTTTCGCCCTGTTGCCGAGAATCGATTTGTACTCCTCGATCCGCTTGATTGTCTCGAGGTACTCCTCTTCGAGCTTCTCCCTCTCCAGCCCGACGAGCCGCTGCAGGCGCATCTCAAGAATCGCCTGAGCCTGCCGGTCGCTGAGCGAAAACTCCGACATCAGATTGGCTTTGGCCTCGGCGACTTCCCGGCTGCTTCGAATGATCTCAATGACCCGGTCGATATCGTCCAAGGCCCGTTTCAATCCCTCGAGGATATGGGCGCGCTCTTCGGCCTGATCGAGATCGAATTGCGTTCGGCGTGTAATCACCTCTTCGCGATGATCGAGAAATACCTGCAACATCTCCTTTAGGTTGAGCGTCTTCGGCCGGCCTTTTACAAGCGCCAGAACATTAGCCCCGAAGGTCGTCTGCATTTGTGTATGCTTATACAACTGGTTCAGCACGACTTGCGGCTGCGCGTCGCGGTGCAGTTCAAAGACAATGCGGATCCCTTCGCGGTCGGATTCATCGCGGATATCGGTGATCCCGGTTATATGGCCGCTGTGGACAAGGCTCGCCGCTTTCTCAATGAGAGATGTTTTGTTTACCTGATAGGGAATCTCGGTCACGATCACCGCCATCCGTCCCGGGCGGATCTCTTCGATATTGGCCCGCGCGCGAACCATAATAAGGCCGCGGCCTGTCTCATAACAGGATCGAATTCCCTGGCGCCCCACGATGATACCCGCCGTCGGAAAATCGGGACCCTTAACATGCTCCATGAGTTCATCGATCGAGCATTCAGGGTTGTCAGCCAGGAGATACAGCGCCCTTACGATCTCACCAAAGTTATGGGGAGGAATATTGGTCGCCATTCCCACGGCGATGCCGGCCGCGCCATTAAGGATCAGATTCGGCAGCCGCGCCGGCAACACATCCGGCTCTTCGCGCGTCTCATCGTAGTTCGGACGGAAATCCACCGTCTTGCTGTCGATATCTAATAGCATATTATCTGCGAACAATGTCATGCGGGCTTCGGTATACCGTTCCGCCGCCGCTGAATCGCCGTCGATCGAACCGAAGTTACCCTGCCCGTTGACCAGAGGATAACGCAGGGAGAAATCCTGAACCATTCTCACCATTGTGTCATAAACGGCGAGGGTTCCGTGTGGATGATAATTGCCCGTCACATCACCGGTAATCTTCGCAGATTTGCGGTAGCCCCGATTGTAGTGAAGGCCCAAATCATTCATCGCCACAAGAATCCGGCGCTGCACCGGCTTTAATCCGTCTCTTGCATCAGGGATCGCGCGTGAAACGATAACGCTCATTGCATAATCGATGTAGGAGGATTTCATTTCCTCTTCGATGGCGACCGGTATAATGTTCTCCATATTCGACTCCGTTGCTCTCCATTGCGGCTTCGGCCGGTATCAACACCAGCCGCCCGATTGGTCCGTCTATTAGATATCGAGGTTTTTTACAAGAAGCGCGTTTTGTTCAATGAAATTGCGCCTTGGCTCCACCTGTTCTCCCATGAGGATGGTGAAGATCCGATCCGCCTCCGCGGCGTCGTCTGAAGAAATTTGACGAAGGGTCCGGGTTTCAGGATCCATTGTCGTGTTCCATAGCTGGTCGGGGTTCATTTCCCCCAGACCTTTGTATCGCTGAAGATTCACGCCTTGCTGGCCCATTTCCTCTATGGCCATGTCTTTCTGCCGATCGGTATAGACATAAACTTCTTTCTTGCCCTTTTTTATTTTGAACAACGGCGGCTGCGCAATATAGACATACCCCTCACTAATCAGCTCTTTCATATATCTGAAGAAAAAAGTCAACAATAGGGTTCTGATATGCGATCCGTCCACATCGGCGTCGGTCATGATAATGATTTTGTGATAGCGAGCCTTTCCGACATCAAATTCCTCTTGGCCGAATCCCGCCCCAATAGCCGTAATTAATGTGCGGATCTCTTCGCTTGCCAGGGCTCGGTCGAGACGAGCCTTTTCTACATTGAGAATCTTTCCTCTCAGCGGAAGGATGGCCTGATATCGCCGGTCGCGCCCCATCTTTGCGCTACCGCCGGCTGAATCGCCCTCAACAATATACAATTCTGTCTTTTCAGGATTTCTTTCGGAACAATCAGCCAATTTTCCGGGGAGCGACCCGCTGTCGAGGACTGTTTTCCGGCGCGCCAATTCGCGGGCCTTTCGCGCCGCATCGCGGGCCCGAGCTGCGGAGACAGCCTTCTCAATAACACGCTTCGCAATCGAACCGTAACTTTCGAGGTATTCCGTGAGCGCTTCACCGACAGCTGATTCGACGAGGCCTTTGACCTCTGAGTTGCCAAGCTTTGTTTTTGTCTGCCCCTCGAATTGAGGGTTAACAAGCTTAACACTTAGAATACCCGTCATCCCCTCGCGAACATCCTCACCGGAGAGGGTTTGGTTTTTAAGCAATCCCTCTTTAGAGCCGAAAGTGTTAAGAACGCGTGTCAGCGCGGACTTAAAACCAATGAGGTGGGTTCCACCCTCGAGGGTATTGATATTGTTAACATAAGAAAGAATCGTTTCGGTATACCCGTCGGTGTATTGGAACGCCAGTTCCAAAACAAATCCGTTTTTTTCTTTAAAAATATATATCGGGTCGTTGTGAAGCGGCGTCCGGTTTTCATTCAGGTAACGGACAAATTCGACAATCCCGCCCTCATATTTAAACATCTCTTCGGTCGGGGACTCGGGGTCGCGGAGATCTTTAAGAACAATCTCGATTCCGCGATTTAAGAAAGCCAATTCTCTCAGCCGATGGGCGACGGTATCGACGGAGTAGACGATTTCTTCGAAAATCTTTCTGTCGGCGAAAAAGGTGGTCCGATTGCCTGTTCTATTGGTGCGGCCGATTATTTCCAGGGGTGTTGTCGCTTCACCGCGCTCATAACGCTGGCGGTGGATCTTCCCATCGCGGCTAACCTGGACTTCCATTCGTTCGGAAAGGGCATTGACGACGGAAACGCCGACGCCGTGAAGCCCGCCGGAGACTTTATAGCTCGAATTATCGAACTTGCCGCCGGCATGCAGCATTGTCATGACGACTTCCAAGGCGGGCTTATTTTGTTCAGGATGGATATCAACTGGAATGCCGCGGCCGTTATCATCAACAGTGATCGAACCATCCGCTTCGAGAATCACTTCGATATGGTCACAGAAGCCGCCCAGGGCTTCATCGATACTGTTATCGACAACCTCATAGATCAGGTGATGGAGGCCTTTTGTCCCGGTGGAACCAATATACATACTCGGACGAAGACGAACGCCTTCAAGTCCTTTTAATACCTGGATTGAACCGGCGCCGTATCCATTCTCTGTTGGGACCGGCGCTGTCTTGCTTTCTTCATCCCCACCATTGTCGTTTTCCTTGTCATCCCCTGTATCATCAGCGGCGCCGATAATTTCGATTTCTTTGGTCTCACGGGGTATGTTCTCCGCGCTCAAACCGTTTTCCGGAACCTCTTGTCCGGAGGATCCTTTTTCAGCGGGTCCTTTCGATTCGGTTGCGGACCGGCTGTTTGATGGGCTCTCCGACATCTTGTTTCCCTCTGTTATTCCGGTGGAAAGTAGCCGACGGTCGTCTTAATTTCCTGAAACGGCAATCGGCCGAATCTCTTCTTATACTTATTTATGATCTCTCGCCGAACCATGGTTATCTGCGCGGCCCAGCTGCTACCTGCCGCTTCAACCCAAAGGGTCCCACCTGATATATTTTTTGGGCGGCTCTTCTTTGCGAACTGTGGCCCTACTATTTCGGGCCAAGCATCCAAAACGTGCTGCTTCTTAATACCCGCTTTAAGGCCGCTTTGTTCTAAAAATTTTTTGAGGGCCGCTCCGATGTGTTCCATCCCGGAACCTACTTGGTCATCCTAGAACCTCTATTCATCCGTCAACCGAAGCGGCATGACGAGACATAGAATTGGTTCTTCCGGCGACTCTTCATCCGGTGTAAAAACACCCGCGGTTGTAGATGACTCGAGTGCTATGTTTACCCTTTCGCTTTCCACTGTTTTTAAAAGATCGAGTAAATAGACGCCGTTGAACCCGATTTTCAGATCCACACCGTCATAGTTAACGTCGATCTCCTCATCGCTCTCGCCGACATTTTGGGTTTCAACAATAATCTTCAGTCTGCCCTTTTCGACCTGAAGCTTGACCGGGCGCGTGACCGGATCAGCCAGGACAAGAGCGCGGCGAAGCGCGGCTCTGAAAGCGTGGAGCGGCGCACTCACAACATAGGAGTTGTCCTTTGGAATGACCTGTTCATATCGCGGAAAGGGCCCTTCCAGCAGACGGGTGATGAGGGTTTTCCCGTTAATCTCAAACGCGGCGTAGGATTTTGATCCCGTTATGCGTACAGCCTTACTTGAATCATTCATGATTCGAAGGAGCTGCTGCAGAGCTTTCGTTGGAAGGAGATAACTTAACTTTTCTTTAAAGTCACCTTTGATCGACGCTTGGGCAAGGCGATGACCATTCGTTGCGACCATTCTAATCTCTTCAGGGAAGATCTGCGTATAAACACCGGTAAGTTCCGGACGGGTTTCATCCGAGGCAACGGCGTAACTTGTGCGTCTAATTAATTTTTCGAGTTTGCCGGATTCGATTTCCAGCGTCGTCGCATCCTCCAGCTTCGGTATCTCAGGAAAATCGGTTGGATCAGCGGTGACGATCTTGTAGGTTCCGCCTGATGTTATCTTTAAGACATTCTTTGCGAGCATCAGGGTCACATCTGAAGGTCCTAATTCCTTCACCAGCTCCGTGAACTTCCGAGCCGGTACACAGATCCTTCCCTCAGTCTCAACCTGAAGCCCCTCCACGAGCGCCGCCCGAATGGAAATATCCAAATCGGTGGCCGTTAGAGTCAACTTACCGTCTTTGACCTCCATTAAAACCGTGGAGAGAATCGGCAGCGTGGATTTTGACGGCACCACCGACACCACATCCTGAAGACTCTCCAGAAGGTTTTCCTGTCTGACGGTGAGTTTCATGGGTCCTCCTTGACAGCCGGCGCCTGCCGGTTTCTCAAATTGTTTATAGTGTAATAATGAGTCGATCCAGGGAAGGATGCTCCTTGAAAATCCTCTTTGCACCCTCGATAAGGGCTCATCAAGCCATGACGATCCGTGTGGATCCGACTCAGGTTAGTCTAGGTTAAATCCTATCTCTCGTAAAGCTCTAAAAGCGACATTTGAGAAGGCGGAGATGATTCTTAACTCTTTATATTCTAATAAGTTAGAATACCCTTAGGAAGGGTCCTCCATGGTGTGAAGGGGACTCTCCACAACCACTCTTCTATAACTATTTAAATATTCAAAAATAGTAGTCGTCGTAGAGAAAGTGGTTATGTTGACAACCGATTCATCACCATCAAACAAAAGACCTTGGAGCCGGATGGCATTGTGGAGTTTTTGTTTCGGGATGGGTAAAAACCCCCACCTGCCAACAGTCATAAACTAAGAACAGCTTGTTAACAGCACTTGTCCACATTTAGGAAGATCGGAAATGGGCAAAACTCGGGTCTAGGGCCTGTTGTCGACGGGACGATGCGTCAGGCGTTCTTCGATATCTTGCAACGCGCGTTCCAGCTGGTCATCCTGTACCCTTTTTCGGGCGATTTTCCCGCAAGCATGGAGAACGGTACTGTGGTCCCGATGGCCGAATGAACTCCCTATGTCATTGAGTGTCAAGCTGGTATGTCGTCGGACGAGATACATCGCAACCTGGCGGGCGAGAGCAACCTGTTGGGTTCTCCGTTTGCCTCGGATGGACTCTGCTGTCACGTTAAACACTTGCGCCACATGCTGTTGGATATCTTCAGGACTGAGTTTTCCCGTTGATCCGGGCTCTAAGACATCTTTGAGGACATCCTGGGCCAGATCGACCGAAATCTCGACGTTGAGAAGACGGCTGAGAGCGGCCAGCTTCACCAAGGAGCCTTCGAGGGTCCGGATATTGGAGATGACCCGGGAAGATATAAGCAGGGAGACATCCTCAGGAAGGTAGATTCCCTCGGCGATCGCCTTCCGGCGGAGGATCGCCATACGGGTCTCGATGGTCGGCGGCGAAATATCGGTGACCAATCCCCAATGAAACCGGGAGATCAACCGCTGTTCGATATTCTGTATCTCCTTGGGGGGTCTATCGCTGGTCATGACGATTTGCTTCTGGGCGTCATGAAGGGCATTGAAGGTGTGGAAAAACTCCTCCTGCGTCGCCTCCCTGCCAGCCAGGAAATGAATATCATCGATAAGGAGAACATCGAGATTTCGGTATCGCTCGCGGAAACCGGCGGTGTTTCCCTGGGCGATCGCCTCAATCAGCTCATTCATGAATTTTTCGCAGTAGACGTAAACGATTCGGCAGGATGGGGTTTGCTGCTGAATCTGGTGCCCGAGCGCCTGCATGAGATGGGTCTTGCCGAGCCCGGTCGACCCGTGGATAAAGAGCGGGTTATAGGCTCTTCCCGGATCCTTGGCGGCGGCATGGCACGCGGCATGGGGAAATTCATTGCTCTTCCCGACCACGAAGTTATCGAAGGTGTAACGCGGATTCAAACGGGCGCGG of Candidatus Eisenbacteria bacterium contains these proteins:
- the gyrA gene encoding DNA gyrase subunit A → MENIIPVAIEEEMKSSYIDYAMSVIVSRAIPDARDGLKPVQRRILVAMNDLGLHYNRGYRKSAKITGDVTGNYHPHGTLAVYDTMVRMVQDFSLRYPLVNGQGNFGSIDGDSAAAERYTEARMTLFADNMLLDIDSKTVDFRPNYDETREEPDVLPARLPNLILNGAAGIAVGMATNIPPHNFGEIVRALYLLADNPECSIDELMEHVKGPDFPTAGIIVGRQGIRSCYETGRGLIMVRARANIEEIRPGRMAVIVTEIPYQVNKTSLIEKAASLVHSGHITGITDIRDESDREGIRIVFELHRDAQPQVVLNQLYKHTQMQTTFGANVLALVKGRPKTLNLKEMLQVFLDHREEVITRRTQFDLDQAEERAHILEGLKRALDDIDRVIEIIRSSREVAEAKANLMSEFSLSDRQAQAILEMRLQRLVGLEREKLEEEYLETIKRIEEYKSILGNRAKVFAIIKQELTEADEIFGDERRTEITAAAASEIDIEDLIPQEDMIITISHKGYIKRASYGSYRSQRRGGRGLTGAKLGDEDFLEHVFVANTHSYILFFTDSGRCYWLKVYEIPEGSRYAKGRSIMSLVGIGQDETLAAFVPVKDFEGDRFILTATRRGKVKKTALQAYSYPRKGGVAATGLEPGDEVISAVLTEGDTEVILTTKYGKANRFSEQQVRTMGRTAAGVRGVRFAREDDETVAMVVLRPEVESLLLVTEEGYGKRTRITDFPTHNRGGQGVRALRLTDKTGAVVMVLALDGEPEVVVMTAGGMVIRQKSSEVRRMGRDTQGVKLVNLVEGDRVVDMTQLREDVSAHDADESSEADNEDKGSNGGNGNGVLDVIEDDGPGAV
- the gyrB gene encoding DNA topoisomerase (ATP-hydrolyzing) subunit B: MSESPSNSRSATESKGPAEKGSSGQEVPENGLSAENIPRETKEIEIIGAADDTGDDKENDNGGDEESKTAPVPTENGYGAGSIQVLKGLEGVRLRPSMYIGSTGTKGLHHLIYEVVDNSIDEALGGFCDHIEVILEADGSITVDDNGRGIPVDIHPEQNKPALEVVMTMLHAGGKFDNSSYKVSGGLHGVGVSVVNALSERMEVQVSRDGKIHRQRYERGEATTPLEIIGRTNRTGNRTTFFADRKIFEEIVYSVDTVAHRLRELAFLNRGIEIVLKDLRDPESPTEEMFKYEGGIVEFVRYLNENRTPLHNDPIYIFKEKNGFVLELAFQYTDGYTETILSYVNNINTLEGGTHLIGFKSALTRVLNTFGSKEGLLKNQTLSGEDVREGMTGILSVKLVNPQFEGQTKTKLGNSEVKGLVESAVGEALTEYLESYGSIAKRVIEKAVSAARARDAARKARELARRKTVLDSGSLPGKLADCSERNPEKTELYIVEGDSAGGSAKMGRDRRYQAILPLRGKILNVEKARLDRALASEEIRTLITAIGAGFGQEEFDVGKARYHKIIIMTDADVDGSHIRTLLLTFFFRYMKELISEGYVYIAQPPLFKIKKGKKEVYVYTDRQKDMAIEEMGQQGVNLQRYKGLGEMNPDQLWNTTMDPETRTLRQISSDDAAEADRIFTILMGEQVEPRRNFIEQNALLVKNLDI
- a CDS encoding DUF721 domain-containing protein, with product MEHIGAALKKFLEQSGLKAGIKKQHVLDAWPEIVGPQFAKKSRPKNISGGTLWVEAAGSSWAAQITMVRREIINKYKKRFGRLPFQEIKTTVGYFPPE
- the dnaN gene encoding DNA polymerase III subunit beta, producing MKLTVRQENLLESLQDVVSVVPSKSTLPILSTVLMEVKDGKLTLTATDLDISIRAALVEGLQVETEGRICVPARKFTELVKELGPSDVTLMLAKNVLKITSGGTYKIVTADPTDFPEIPKLEDATTLEIESGKLEKLIRRTSYAVASDETRPELTGVYTQIFPEEIRMVATNGHRLAQASIKGDFKEKLSYLLPTKALQQLLRIMNDSSKAVRITGSKSYAAFEINGKTLITRLLEGPFPRYEQVIPKDNSYVVSAPLHAFRAALRRALVLADPVTRPVKLQVEKGRLKIIVETQNVGESDEEIDVNYDGVDLKIGFNGVYLLDLLKTVESERVNIALESSTTAGVFTPDEESPEEPILCLVMPLRLTDE